From Pongo pygmaeus isolate AG05252 chromosome 1, NHGRI_mPonPyg2-v2.0_pri, whole genome shotgun sequence, one genomic window encodes:
- the LOC129043766 gene encoding heterogeneous nuclear ribonucleoprotein C-like 1 has protein sequence MMASNVTNKMDPHSMNSRVFIGNLNTLVVKKSDVEAIFSKYGKIAGCSVHKGFAFVQYDKEKNARDAVAGEDGRMIAGQVVDINLAAEPKVNRGNAGVKRSAVEMYGSSFDLDYNFRRDYYDGMYSFPARVPPPPAIALAVVPSKRQRVSGNTPRKGKSGFNSKSGKWGSSKSGKLKGDDLQAIKQELTQIKQKVDSLLENLEKIEKEQSKQGVEVKNAKSEEEHTSGSVKKDETNMKMESEGGADDSAEEGDLLDDDDNEDRGMTSWS, from the coding sequence ATGATGGCCAGCAACGTTACCAACAAGATGGATCCTCACTCCATGAACTCTCGTGTGTTCATTGGGAATCTCAACACTCTTGTTGTCAAGAAATCTGATGTGGAGGCAATCTTTTCCAAGTATGGCAAAATTGCGGGCTGCTCTGTTCATAAGGGCTTTGCCTTCGTTCAATATGATAAGGAGAAAAATGCCCGGGATGCTGTAGCAGGAGAGGATGGCAGAATGATTGCTGGCCAGGTTGTAGATATTAACCTGGCTGCGGAGCCAAAAGTGAATCGAGGAAATGCAGGTGTGAAACGATCAGCAGTGGAGATGTACGGCTCCTCTTTTGACTTGGACTATAACTTTCGACGGGATTATTATGATGGGATGTACAGTTTCCCAGCACGTGTACCTCCTCCTCCTGCTATTGCTCTGGCTGTAGTGCCCTCAAAACGCCAGCGCGTATCAGGAAACACCCCACGAAAGGGCAAAAGTGGCTTCAATTCTAAGAGTGGAAAGTGGGGATCTTCCAAGTCTGGAAAGCTGAAAGGAGATGACCTTCAGGCCATTAAGCAGGAGTTGACCCAGATAAAACAGAAAGTGGATTCTCTCCTGGAAAACCTggaaaaaattgagaaggaaCAGAGCAAACAAGGGGTAGAGGTGAAGAATGCTAAGTCTGAAGAGGAGCACACCAGCGGCTCCGTGAAGAAAGATGAGACTAACATGAAGATGGAGTCTGAGGGGGGTGCAGATGACTCTGCTGAGGAGGGGGACCTActggatgatgatgataatgaagaTCGGGGGATGACCAGCTGGAGCTGA